AGCATGACCGCGAGCGTGCCTTTTGCCTGTCCACTCACGCGCTGGGCAACGCCGAGAAGACCGACGTACACGATATCGTCTTTGTGCGGCCAGACACTTTCGAGGTCGAAAAAACCATGCAGATCGCAGGAGAGATTGGGCGCATCAATGCCGCGCTCATGGCCGAGGGGCGCAAATATCTGCTGGTAGGCCCCGGGCGATGGGGCACGGCGGATCGCTGGCTGGGCATTCCCGTGGCCTGGAACGACATCTGCGGAGTCTCGGCCATCGTCGAGACCGCTTCGGCGCAGTTGCGCGTGGAACCGTCCCAAGGCTCCCACTTTTTTCACAACATCACCACTCTCGGGATCAATTACATTATGATGTCGGGCAAGGCGGGCGAGCGTTTCGATTGGGAATGGCTGGAGGGGCATGACGTCGTGGCCAGGGAGGAGCATGTGGTTCACGTGCGCCTGCCGTCACCAATGATCATCAAGGTAGATGGCCGCAGCTCGCACTGCGCGATCACTCCCGGAAACGGGGCGGGGCAGGGGCGTGAACAGGACCCGGCGCCGCAGGGCGCTGGATGCTGCACGCTGGGCTCCGGGGGATCAGGTTCGCCCGGGCAGTGCGCACTATGATTTCGGCGATGCGCCGTGAAAGGCTGCTCTGCAGGCTCCAGCACTGATAGAAGTGTGGGACGCGCAAGGTTTCTCCCGGTGTCAGATCGACCAGTTCACCGCGTCTAAGATACGGCTCGGCCAGGATGCTGGAGACCATGCCGTACGCTCCGCCCTGGAGTATGAGTCCCTGAAAGCTGATGTTGGACGGCATGACGTGCGCGGGCGGGGTGATTTCCTCACCGAAGTGCTGGCGCAGAAATTCGTGCTGCAGCGCGTCCTTGTGGTTGAAGATGACGATCGGTGCGGTGTCCGCGGCCTGCCGGTCGAAACCATGTGGGCAGTGGCGCGATCTGAACGCGGGCGTGGCCACGCACAGGTATTCCATGTCGCCAAGGTCGTGGGTGAGCAGCCCCTGAAAATTCGCCGGGGTCGAGGTGATGGCGCCTTGGACTTCCCCCGAGCGCAGATAGGCGTGGGTCACGGACTGGTCGTCCACCACGAGATCAAGAAGCACGTTTTCTTCCGCGAGGATGTCGGGAATGCTGCGCAGGAACCAGTTGTCCAGGCTGTCGGCGTTGACGGCCAGGGTCACGGTCGCCGTAGTGCTGTTTTCTCCCGGGGCCAATTCCTCGAAGAGCGACTCTTCCAGGACGGAAAGTTGTCGGAAGTGGCGCAGCACGGCCATGCCTGCGGCTGTGGGCCGGATCGGCACCGAGCGCACCACGAGCATTTGGCCCACGTGTTCCTCAAGCTGCCGGATGCGTTGGGAAATCGCGGACTGGGTCAGAAAGAGCGAGCGGGCGGCCTTTTCAAAGCTTTGCTCGGTGATGACAGCGGCCAGGGCCTGAAGGTGTTTGGTATCTATCATTAGTTTTTCTTATGGCTCAATAAAATTATTCGTTTTCCTTATGACTCCTCCTCGATTATTCCCCGGTTCAACGTAACACAAGGGGAACCTGATGATTTTCACGCCATTTTTGCAGGGTCTGGGAACAGGCGCCGGACTCATTATCGCCATCGGCGCACAAAATGCCTTTGTGCTCAACCGGGGTCTGACCCGCAACCATCATCTCACCGTGGCGCTCATCTGCGCCTTGAGCGACGCCCTGCTCATAACCCTTGGACTGTCGGGCATGGGAATTGTCTTGGCGCACAGCGAGGCGCTGGCGGTTTGGGCAACCTGGCTCGGGGTGGCCTTTCTTTTCTGGTACGGGCTGCGATCCTTTCGCTCGGCCATGCGCTCGGGAAGTCTCGAAGCCCAGGAACGGGCGCGGATGGGGCTTGGGGCCACGGTGGTCGCGACCCTCGCCGTGACGTTCCTCAATCCGCACGTCTACCTTGATACCGTACTCCTGCTTGGCTCCATCGGTGGGCGCTATCCTGAGGCGCAGCGGTTTTTCTTCGGCGCGGGCGCGGTCACGGCCTCCCTGCTCTGGTTTCTCGCCCTGGGTCTTGGTGCGCGCCTGTTGCTGCCTTTTTTTCGGCATCCCAGATCATGGGCCGTGCTCGACGTTTTGGTGGGCCTGACCATGTGGGG
This sequence is a window from Desulfomicrobium apsheronum. Protein-coding genes within it:
- a CDS encoding LysR family transcriptional regulator ArgP, whose amino-acid sequence is MIDTKHLQALAAVITEQSFEKAARSLFLTQSAISQRIRQLEEHVGQMLVVRSVPIRPTAAGMAVLRHFRQLSVLEESLFEELAPGENSTTATVTLAVNADSLDNWFLRSIPDILAEENVLLDLVVDDQSVTHAYLRSGEVQGAITSTPANFQGLLTHDLGDMEYLCVATPAFRSRHCPHGFDRQAADTAPIVIFNHKDALQHEFLRQHFGEEITPPAHVMPSNISFQGLILQGGAYGMVSSILAEPYLRRGELVDLTPGETLRVPHFYQCWSLQSSLSRRIAEIIVRTARANLIPRSPACSIQRPAAPGPVHAPAPPRFRE
- a CDS encoding LysE/ArgO family amino acid transporter codes for the protein MIFTPFLQGLGTGAGLIIAIGAQNAFVLNRGLTRNHHLTVALICALSDALLITLGLSGMGIVLAHSEALAVWATWLGVAFLFWYGLRSFRSAMRSGSLEAQERARMGLGATVVATLAVTFLNPHVYLDTVLLLGSIGGRYPEAQRFFFGAGAVTASLLWFLALGLGARLLLPFFRHPRSWAVLDVLVGLTMWGVAASLVASVFAA